One region of Vitis riparia cultivar Riparia Gloire de Montpellier isolate 1030 unplaced genomic scaffold, EGFV_Vit.rip_1.0 scaffold573_pilon_pilon, whole genome shotgun sequence genomic DNA includes:
- the LOC117910074 gene encoding probable disease resistance protein At5g63020 codes for MKHLTGLTMKDLDSLREIKFDWAGKGKETVGYSSLNPKVKCFHGLCEVVINRCQMLKNLTWLIFAPNLVYLKIGQCDEMEEVIGKGAEDGGNLSPFTKLMRLELNGLPQLKNVYRNPLPFLYLDRIEVVGCPKLKKLPLNSNSANQGRVVMVGKQEWWNELEWEDEATLTTFLPSFKAI; via the coding sequence ATGAAGCATCTCACTGGGCTTACGATGAAAGATTTGGATAGTTTGAGAGAGATTAAGTTTGATTGGGcagggaaaggaaaggaaacagTGGGGTATAGCAGTCTCAACCCGAAGGTCAAATGCTTCCATGGCCTTTGCGAAGTGGTCATCAATAGATGCCagatgttgaagaatttgacATGGCTTATTTTTGCCCCAAACCTCGTATATCTTAAAATAGGACAGTGTGATGAAATGGAAGAAGTGATAGGTAAAGGTGCAGAGGATGGAGGAAATCTGAGCCCATTCACAAAACTCATGCGACTGGAGTTAAATGGTTTACCCCAACTGAAGAATGTGTACCGGAATCCCTTGCCCTTTCTTTACCTTGACAGAATTGAAGTAGTTGGGTGTCCAAAGCTGAAGAAGCTGCCACTCAACTCCAACAGTGCCAATCAAGGTAGAGTTGTTATGGTAGGAAAGCAAGAGTGGTGGAATGAGTTAGAATGGGAGGATGAAGCTACTCTAACTACTTTCCTTCCCAGTTTCAAAGCAATATAA
- the LOC117910065 gene encoding probable disease resistance protein At1g52660 yields MGNVFSVSISTNDIAGCCDCTAARANYICKLAENRVTLRTELQKLRELKNDVNRKVDVAERQQMKRLDQVQGWLSRVEAMETEVGQLIGDGAETIEEKRLRGCCHPKHCISSYTSGKKVARKLQYMATLMSEGRNFEVVADIVPPAPVEEIPGRPTVGLESTFDKVWRSLEEEHVGMIGLYGLGGVGKTTLLTQINNHFLKTSHNFDVVIWVVVSKTPNLGRVQNEIWEKVGFCDDKWKSKSRHEKAKDIWRALSKKRFVMLLDDMWEQMDLLEVGIPPPDQQNKSKLIFTTRSQDLCGQMGAHKKIQVKSLTWKDSWDLFQKYVGKEVLNSDPEIFELAEMVAKECCGLPLAIITIGRAMASKVTPQDWKHAIRVLQTCASNFPDFFMVKELLIYQWICEGFLDEYDDTDGARNQGFNIISTLVHACLLEESSETKLVKFHDVVRDMALWITSEMGEMKGKFLVKTSAGLTQAPDFVKWTTTERISLMDNRIEKLTGSPTCPNLLTLRLDLNSDLQMISNGFFQFMPNLRVLSLSRTKIVELPSDISNLVSLQYLDLSGTEIKKLPIEMKNLVQLKTLRLGASKVSSIPRGLI; encoded by the exons ATGGGAAACGTGTTCTCAGTTTCAATCTCTACCAATGACATCGCTGGTTGTTGTGATTGCACTGCTGCTCGAGCAAATTACATATGCAAGCTTGCAGAAAATCGGGTTACTTTGAGAACGGAGCTTCAAAAATTAAGGGAGCTGAAGAACGATGTGAATAGGAAGGTGGATGTGGCTGAGAGACAACAAATGAAGCGTCTGGATCAAGTACAAGGCTGGCTTTCAAGGGTGGAAGCCATGGAAACTGAAGTTGGTCAACTGATTGGAGATGGTGCGGAGACCATTGAGGAGAAACGATTACGTGGTTGTTGCCATCCCAAGCATTGCATCTCCAGCTACACGTCGGGAAAAAAAGTGGCCAGGAAGCTACAATATATGGCTACTCTAATGAGCGAAGGACGTAATTTTGAGGTGGTGGCTGATATTGTACCTCCAGCTCCTGTGGAGGAAATACCCGGCCGACCCACTGTGGGCTTGGAATCAACATTTGACAAAGTTTGGAGGAGTCTCGAAGAAGAACATGTAGGGATGATCGGCTTATATGGGTTGGGGGGCGTTGGGAAGACCACCCTCTTGACACAAATCAACAATCATTTCCTTAAAACATCCCACAATTTTGATGTCGTAATTTGGGTAGTGGTTTCAAAAACTCCAAATCTAGGGCGGGTTCAAAACGAGATTTGGGAGAAGGTGGGATTCTGTGATGATAAATGGAAAAGCAAAAGCCGCCATGAGAAAGCCAAAGACATCTGGAGAGCCTTGAGCAAAAAGAGGTTTGTGATGTTGTTGGATGACATGTGGGAGCAAATGGATCTGTTAGAAGTGGGAATTCCACCTCCTGATCAACAAAATAAGTCCAAGCTGATATTCACCACTCGATCTCAGGACTTGTGCGGGCAAATGGGAGCTCACAAGAAGATCCAAGTGAAATCTTTGACATGGAAGGATTCGTGGGATCTGTTTCAAAAATATGTGGGAAAGGAAGTCCTTAATTCTGATCCAGAAATATTTGAGCTGGCTGAAATGGTTGCAAAAGAGTGTTGCGGTTTGCCACTGGCGATAATTACCATAGGGCGAGCCATGGCTTCTAAAGTGACACCCCAAGATTGGAAGCATGCAATTAGAGTACTACAAACATGTGCTTCAAACTTTCCAG ATTTTTTCATGGTTAAGGAACTTTTGATATATCAATGGATTTGTGAGGGATTTTTAGATGAATATGATGACACGGATGGAGCCAGAAATCAGGGATTTAATATTATCAGTACTCTCGTTCATGCATGTCTACTTGAGGAATCTTCAGAGACTAAATTGGTAAAATTTCATGATGTTGTTCGTGATATGGCCTTGTGGATAACCAGTGAAATGGGGGAGATGAAGGGCAAGTTTTTGGTAAAAACAAGTGCTGGTTTGACCCAAGCACCTGACTTTGTCAAATGGACGACGACAGAAAGGATTTCACTGATGGACAACCGAATTGAGAAGTTAACAGGATCACCCACATGTCCGAATCTCTTGACACTTCGTCTAGATTTGAATAGTGATTTGCAGATGATAAGCAATGGTTTTTTCCAATTTATGCCCAATCTAAGAGTGTTGAGCTTATCAAGAACCAAAATAGTTGAGTTACCATCAGATATTTCTAATTTGGTTTCATTGCAATATCTTGATTTATCTGGTACAGAGATAAAGAAGTTGCCAATTGAGATGAAGAATCTCGTACAATTGAAGACTTTGAGATTGGGTGCATCTAAAGTCTCTTCAATTCCACGAGGACTAATATGA